From one Ignavibacteria bacterium genomic stretch:
- a CDS encoding aminopeptidase P family protein: MPSRAMTAAAGLRIADIRKQMKRAGIDALVVTRAADIRYLTGFSGSSALVVITKKHIDFVTNDLYDVQVKSELHPLHGLRTHIARNFIEAIAQSGIITRGLTIGFVAAHTTVSALKSMKKGWKPAVLIEVDDLCSGVTEAKTPSERASISKAASIASAAYEKLLGTVRAGMTEIDVANFLATTTRELGSERDAFDIIVVSGVRSAMPHGRASKQKLKNGSVVTVDFGCCVNGLYSDMTRTFCLGKPKPKVEGVFAVLYDAHHTALDVVKPGLTAGALDAAARTVIEKAGYGGYFRHSLGHGLGYEVHENPRIAKGNPSPLQEHCVITIEPGIYIPGEFGMRIEDDVVITKNGAQLLTTAPRELVVV; encoded by the coding sequence ATGCCATCCCGAGCCATGACAGCAGCAGCAGGGCTGCGCATTGCCGATATCCGTAAGCAGATGAAACGTGCCGGCATTGATGCACTTGTAGTTACCCGTGCAGCCGACATTCGGTACCTTACCGGCTTCAGCGGCTCGTCGGCATTGGTTGTCATTACCAAAAAGCACATCGACTTTGTTACTAACGATCTATACGATGTACAGGTTAAGTCCGAATTGCACCCGCTACACGGATTACGTACCCATATTGCTCGCAATTTCATCGAGGCCATTGCCCAAAGTGGTATTATCACGCGTGGTTTAACCATAGGCTTTGTTGCTGCTCATACTACGGTAAGCGCACTAAAATCCATGAAGAAGGGCTGGAAACCCGCTGTCCTTATAGAGGTCGATGACCTGTGTTCAGGCGTTACCGAAGCAAAAACACCATCAGAGCGAGCCTCGATTTCCAAGGCCGCTTCAATTGCTTCGGCAGCGTACGAGAAACTGCTGGGTACTGTTCGGGCTGGCATGACTGAAATTGACGTAGCCAACTTCCTTGCCACTACAACCCGCGAATTAGGATCTGAGCGGGATGCATTTGACATCATCGTTGTCTCTGGCGTACGCAGTGCCATGCCACACGGCCGGGCATCGAAACAGAAGCTTAAGAACGGCAGTGTTGTTACTGTTGACTTTGGATGCTGCGTTAATGGTTTGTACAGTGACATGACGCGCACCTTTTGCCTTGGTAAACCAAAACCAAAAGTTGAAGGAGTTTTCGCTGTGCTGTACGATGCTCATCACACTGCGCTTGACGTTGTAAAGCCCGGTTTAACAGCCGGTGCATTAGATGCCGCAGCCCGAACAGTGATTGAAAAGGCTGGTTATGGCGGATATTTCCGACATTCACTGGGCCACGGTCTGGGTTATGAGGTCCATGAAAACCCACGCATTGCAAAAGGAAACCCAAGCCCCCTACAGGAACATTGTGTTATCACCATTGAGCCCGGCATATACATACCAGGTGAGTTTGGGATGCGAATTGAAGACGATGTTGTCATTACAAAAAACGGCGCGCAGCTCCTAACAACGGCACCCAGAGAATTGGTGGTGGTGTAA
- a CDS encoding glycosyltransferase: MAHTVLVLAYYYPPMGLSGVQRVAKFTKYLPQYGWNPIVVTTGPTLYYAEDQTLLHEVEAAGVDIVRTEPSLRVKKLLEKGVITMPRESVRKFISKSSSALFVPDNKKKWAAKAVALAKDVVARHPVDVIFASGPPFSTVMAAAQLSAETGIPYVADYRDLWYGNQFHSYPTLWHKHRHQKFEHQTLARASRITVTNRRMKEFLIANYEFLDFHDVVILPHGWDPDDFAQPMSAETRGRLFPNGSTDAFRLTFTGTFYDSVTPVPFFKAIKKLRKEHPEVNLELHFAGMLRKEYQAKAHRMKLDDIIVNHGYLPHAESVALIQQSDALWMMLGDARNVDTWAPAKLYEYFGTQKPILASTPKGAARNDAMAYGASYITDPYDVPAIVQAVLSMYNDWRTGRHMTPNRDFVLQHQRTVLTESLVKVLQKALRVV; this comes from the coding sequence ATGGCACATACCGTCTTAGTTCTGGCGTATTACTATCCGCCAATGGGTCTTAGTGGAGTTCAACGAGTTGCAAAGTTTACAAAGTACCTGCCCCAGTATGGCTGGAACCCAATCGTTGTAACTACCGGGCCAACACTGTACTACGCCGAAGACCAGACACTGTTGCACGAGGTAGAAGCGGCCGGTGTTGATATTGTAAGGACAGAGCCTTCACTGCGTGTAAAAAAACTGCTGGAAAAAGGCGTGATAACCATGCCACGTGAATCTGTCAGAAAGTTTATCAGTAAGTCAAGCAGTGCTCTGTTTGTACCAGACAATAAGAAAAAGTGGGCTGCAAAGGCAGTGGCCTTGGCAAAAGATGTTGTCGCCCGTCATCCTGTTGATGTGATCTTTGCCAGCGGCCCTCCTTTTAGCACGGTCATGGCTGCAGCACAGCTCAGCGCCGAAACAGGAATACCGTACGTTGCTGACTACCGCGACCTGTGGTACGGTAATCAGTTTCATTCGTATCCCACGCTGTGGCATAAGCACCGCCATCAGAAGTTTGAGCACCAGACCCTGGCAAGAGCGTCACGCATCACCGTTACCAACCGGAGGATGAAGGAATTCCTGATTGCCAATTATGAGTTTCTGGATTTCCACGATGTTGTGATCCTTCCACATGGATGGGATCCCGATGACTTTGCACAGCCGATGTCGGCGGAGACGCGTGGCCGCCTGTTCCCTAATGGGAGTACTGATGCGTTCCGGCTCACGTTTACCGGTACGTTTTACGACTCGGTAACGCCCGTTCCGTTCTTTAAGGCAATTAAAAAATTGCGTAAAGAACATCCCGAGGTTAATCTGGAACTTCACTTTGCCGGGATGCTGCGAAAAGAATATCAGGCAAAGGCGCACCGGATGAAATTAGACGACATTATTGTTAACCATGGTTATCTTCCACATGCTGAGTCAGTTGCATTAATCCAACAGAGTGATGCTCTATGGATGATGCTAGGAGACGCGCGCAACGTTGATACCTGGGCTCCTGCAAAACTGTACGAATACTTTGGAACACAGAAGCCGATTCTGGCAAGTACGCCCAAGGGTGCCGCCCGTAACGATGCCATGGCCTACGGTGCTTCGTACATTACCGATCCGTATGACGTACCGGCAATCGTCCAGGCAGTACTCTCCATGTACAACGACTGGCGCACCGGTAGGCACATGACACCCAACCGCGACTTTGTGCTACAGCACCAGCGTACGGTACTTACCGAAAGCCTGGTAAAGGTACTCCAGAAGGCGCTGCGGGTGGTATAA
- a CDS encoding acetyl-CoA hydrolase/transferase family protein, with the protein MNTYYTAEEAISKIQSGDRIYLHSVAAAPQHLIQELVRQAGRLRDVEIVHLHTEGPAPYAQPEFAESFRVNCLFIGGNIRRAVQEGRADYTPIFLSEIPQLFYSGQLKISAALIQVSPPDEHGYCSLGVTVEAAHAALHSARTVIAQVNPRMPRTHGDALVHVNRITCLVPWEDDIPEVQRPVLTDVEKAIGRHVAQVVPDGATLQMGIGAIPDAVLAELSGHKDLGVHTEMFSDGLVDLYDKGVVTGRYKRKHPGKIVATFVMGTKRLYNFVHDNPCVAMLDVAYVNRPTVIMQNPKVTAINSAIEVDITGQVCADSIGTSPYSGVGGQVDFIRGASLCPDGVPVIALPSRTRKGISRIVGMLKPGAGVVTTRAHVHYVATEYGIAFLHGKSLRKRAEALIQIAHPDDRETLAKHAREVWKLHVSA; encoded by the coding sequence ATGAACACCTACTATACAGCCGAAGAAGCTATCAGCAAAATTCAATCGGGAGATCGTATCTATCTGCACAGCGTTGCCGCTGCCCCCCAACACCTTATACAGGAACTTGTTCGGCAGGCCGGACGACTGCGGGATGTAGAAATCGTTCACTTACACACCGAGGGGCCGGCTCCTTACGCTCAACCCGAATTCGCCGAGAGTTTTCGCGTTAACTGTCTTTTTATCGGTGGCAATATACGCAGAGCCGTGCAGGAAGGCCGTGCCGACTATACGCCGATTTTCCTGAGTGAAATTCCGCAGTTGTTTTACAGTGGCCAACTAAAGATCTCGGCGGCACTGATTCAGGTATCGCCGCCGGACGAACATGGCTACTGCTCCCTGGGCGTTACCGTCGAGGCTGCACATGCTGCACTTCATAGTGCACGCACAGTAATTGCGCAGGTAAACCCGCGAATGCCCCGCACCCACGGTGATGCCCTTGTACACGTAAACCGAATTACCTGCCTGGTTCCATGGGAAGACGATATCCCCGAAGTTCAGCGTCCAGTGCTTACGGATGTGGAGAAAGCCATCGGACGTCACGTAGCCCAGGTGGTGCCTGACGGTGCCACACTGCAAATGGGCATTGGTGCAATCCCCGATGCAGTACTGGCAGAGCTGTCCGGACACAAAGACCTTGGCGTGCATACTGAAATGTTCAGCGACGGCCTTGTTGACCTATACGACAAAGGTGTCGTGACAGGCCGGTATAAACGAAAACATCCGGGCAAAATCGTTGCAACCTTTGTTATGGGTACTAAACGATTATACAATTTTGTTCACGATAACCCTTGTGTGGCAATGCTGGACGTAGCCTATGTGAACCGGCCAACCGTTATCATGCAGAACCCGAAGGTCACGGCTATTAACAGCGCAATCGAAGTTGATATTACCGGACAGGTCTGCGCCGATTCTATCGGAACATCGCCGTACAGCGGCGTAGGCGGACAAGTTGACTTTATCCGAGGTGCTTCGCTCTGCCCCGACGGTGTGCCGGTTATCGCCCTCCCCTCGCGTACCCGCAAAGGTATTTCCAGAATCGTTGGTATGCTAAAACCAGGGGCCGGCGTGGTAACTACACGGGCACACGTCCACTACGTTGCTACTGAGTACGGCATTGCATTTTTACACGGTAAATCACTGAGGAAGCGTGCAGAAGCACTAATACAGATTGCACATCCAGATGACAGGGAAACACTTGCCAAACACGCCAGGGAGGTATGGAAACTTCATGTTAGCGCGTAA
- a CDS encoding thiolase family protein, with amino-acid sequence MSYIISAARTPIGSLLGSLSSFSAPQLGAVAIKAAVERAGLATDAVDEVIMGNVLTGGVGQAPARQAAIYAGLSSHTACMTINKVCGSGLKAVMLADQAIRCGDAHVVVAGGQESMTNAPHAMLDSRKGVKFGNTAMVDLMQWDGLWDVYNQVPMGDAAELCASECAITRDLQDTFTIDSYKKAQAAQAEGKFAPEIVPITIPGKKGDIVVDTDEEPGRVVFDKIRTLKPVFKKDGTVTAANSSTINDGAAALVIASDSAVSRYGLRPMARIVAQASYAHDPLWFTTSPVEAINAVVAKAGLTLPDIDLFEINEAFSVVTLVAEQKLGIPHEKVNVHGGAVALGHPIGASGARVLTTLLYALQSRGLRRGLATLCIGGGEASAVVVEMIG; translated from the coding sequence ATGAGCTATATCATCTCGGCCGCACGCACTCCCATTGGTTCACTCCTTGGTTCACTAAGCAGCTTTAGCGCTCCGCAGCTTGGAGCTGTGGCAATCAAGGCTGCCGTAGAGAGGGCAGGGCTTGCCACCGATGCAGTTGACGAAGTGATTATGGGGAATGTTCTTACGGGTGGCGTTGGCCAGGCACCTGCCCGCCAGGCTGCTATTTATGCCGGACTCTCCAGTCATACTGCATGTATGACGATCAACAAGGTCTGCGGCTCCGGACTGAAGGCAGTCATGCTTGCCGATCAGGCTATTCGATGCGGTGATGCCCACGTTGTAGTTGCGGGCGGACAGGAAAGCATGACCAATGCACCGCATGCGATGCTCGACAGCAGGAAGGGTGTAAAATTTGGTAACACCGCCATGGTTGACCTGATGCAGTGGGACGGGTTGTGGGATGTGTACAACCAGGTGCCGATGGGCGATGCTGCAGAACTCTGTGCCAGCGAGTGTGCCATTACCCGCGATTTGCAGGATACGTTTACCATTGATTCATACAAAAAAGCACAGGCAGCCCAGGCAGAAGGGAAGTTTGCGCCCGAGATCGTACCAATAACGATTCCGGGGAAAAAAGGTGATATTGTAGTGGACACAGATGAAGAGCCGGGCAGAGTTGTGTTTGATAAAATCCGCACGCTGAAGCCGGTGTTTAAAAAAGACGGAACCGTTACGGCAGCTAATTCCAGCACCATAAACGATGGTGCTGCGGCACTGGTGATAGCTTCGGATTCCGCCGTCAGCCGCTATGGTCTCAGGCCGATGGCACGCATTGTTGCACAGGCATCCTATGCCCACGATCCGCTGTGGTTTACAACATCGCCGGTAGAAGCCATCAACGCAGTTGTTGCCAAGGCGGGGTTAACACTACCCGATATTGATTTGTTCGAAATTAACGAGGCTTTCTCGGTTGTTACGCTGGTGGCTGAACAAAAACTTGGGATTCCGCACGAAAAGGTGAATGTTCATGGTGGTGCCGTCGCTCTTGGTCATCCGATTGGCGCAAGCGGTGCCCGGGTACTTACTACACTGCTATATGCATTACAAAGCCGCGGTCTCCGTCGTGGACTGGCAACGCTCTGCATTGGCGGCGGTGAAGCCAGCGCGGTTGTTGTAGAAATGATAGGGTAA
- the guaB gene encoding IMP dehydrogenase: MPTPKILQEGITFDDVLLIPRYSETLPRNTDTSTRLTRTLRLRVPIISAAMDTVTESAMSIAIAREGGIGIIHKNMSVERQVEEVDKVKRSESGMIRKPITLNKDATIDHARELMARYKVSGFPVVDEAMKLVGIVTNRDMRFAASGTMPVSKVMTSEHVITATLGTTLDDAERVLQEHRIEKLPIVDNSGRLAGLMTVKDIQKKKRYPNSAKDDLGRLLVGAAVGIAIDTIDRVSALVDAGVDVVIVDTAHGHHKGVIEMVANIKSAFPALQVIGGNVATSEGAQALIDAGADGVKVGIGPGSICTTRIVAGVGVPQITAILNVLEAAGKHDVPVIADGGIKQTGDIAKSIAAGADAVMIGGLLAGHDESPGEKVQLEGRVYKIYRGMGSLSAMGQGSADRYFQDAEDEIAKLVPEGIEGRVPFKGTVSDTLYQLIGGLRAAMGYCGASTIAEMQSDARFVRMTSAGLRESHPHDVIITKESPNYFMR; encoded by the coding sequence ATGCCAACGCCTAAGATACTTCAGGAAGGCATCACCTTCGATGATGTTCTCCTTATACCGCGATATTCCGAAACGCTTCCCCGTAACACCGATACCTCAACCAGGCTTACACGTACGCTGCGTTTACGAGTACCAATTATCAGCGCAGCCATGGATACCGTGACCGAATCGGCAATGTCGATCGCCATTGCCCGTGAAGGTGGTATTGGAATCATTCATAAGAATATGTCGGTTGAGCGGCAGGTTGAAGAGGTTGACAAGGTAAAGCGCTCCGAAAGCGGCATGATCCGTAAGCCGATAACATTAAATAAAGATGCTACCATCGATCACGCCCGCGAGCTAATGGCGCGATACAAAGTCAGTGGCTTCCCGGTTGTTGACGAAGCCATGAAACTTGTAGGAATCGTTACTAATCGTGATATGCGATTTGCGGCGAGCGGTACAATGCCGGTAAGTAAGGTGATGACATCCGAGCATGTTATCACTGCTACCCTTGGAACCACACTCGACGATGCAGAACGCGTGCTGCAAGAACACAGGATTGAAAAGCTGCCAATTGTGGATAACAGCGGACGGCTTGCGGGACTTATGACGGTAAAGGATATCCAGAAAAAGAAACGCTATCCCAATTCTGCAAAGGATGACCTGGGCCGGTTACTGGTCGGTGCCGCCGTAGGGATAGCCATTGACACAATAGACAGAGTATCGGCACTGGTTGACGCCGGTGTTGACGTAGTAATCGTTGATACGGCCCACGGCCACCACAAAGGCGTTATTGAAATGGTGGCCAACATCAAGTCAGCCTTTCCCGCTCTTCAGGTGATTGGCGGCAACGTGGCTACATCGGAAGGGGCTCAGGCACTGATTGATGCCGGTGCCGATGGAGTAAAGGTTGGAATCGGACCCGGAAGCATTTGTACTACCCGCATTGTTGCCGGTGTGGGAGTGCCACAGATTACTGCCATCTTAAATGTTCTTGAAGCTGCCGGAAAACACGATGTGCCTGTTATTGCCGACGGTGGTATTAAACAAACAGGTGATATTGCAAAATCAATTGCAGCCGGAGCCGATGCAGTTATGATTGGCGGACTGCTTGCCGGACACGACGAGAGTCCGGGTGAGAAGGTTCAGCTTGAAGGCAGGGTGTATAAAATTTATCGAGGCATGGGATCGCTTAGTGCAATGGGCCAGGGTAGTGCCGACAGATATTTCCAAGACGCCGAAGACGAAATCGCTAAACTCGTTCCCGAAGGTATCGAAGGCAGGGTTCCGTTTAAGGGTACCGTCAGCGATACCTTGTACCAGCTGATTGGCGGGCTGAGAGCAGCCATGGGGTACTGTGGTGCCTCGACGATTGCCGAGATGCAATCCGATGCACGGTTTGTGCGCATGACGTCGGCAGGCCTTCGTGAATCTCACCCCCACGATGTTATCATCACAAAAGAATCACCGAATTATTTCATGAGGTAA
- the atpD gene encoding F0F1 ATP synthase subunit beta yields the protein MNKGKIVQVVGPVVDVEFAEGGIPPVLSALHIPRTSMDTGKEEILICEVQQHLGEDRVRSVAIDSTDGLVRGMEVLDTGGPISVPVGPGVLGRLINVTGAAIDGKSGIKADKSWSIHRQPPSFAQLSTQKEMFETGIKVIDLIEPFTKGGKTGLFGGAGVGKTVIIQELIHNIAKQHGGYSVFAGVGERTREGNDLYLEMTESGVIDKTALVFGQMNEPPGARARVALTALTMAEYFRDEEGRDVLLFVDNIFRFTQAGSEVSALLGRMPSAVGYQPTLATEMGVLQERIASTDKGSITSVQAVYVPADDLTDPAPANTFTHLDATTVLSRQIAELGIYPAVDPLDSTSRILDPLVIGNDHYNTAMRVKKILQAYKDLQDIISILGMDELSDEDKLTVYRARKIQRFFSQPFHVAEQFTGFAGRYVKVADTIAGFKAILDGEVDNVPEGFFSYKGTLDEVLEAYNKSQK from the coding sequence ATGAATAAAGGAAAAATCGTCCAGGTTGTCGGTCCGGTTGTTGACGTTGAATTTGCCGAAGGTGGAATACCACCAGTACTTTCTGCTCTCCATATTCCCCGCACGTCGATGGATACCGGAAAGGAAGAAATTCTGATTTGTGAAGTCCAGCAACACCTTGGCGAAGATCGTGTCCGCTCGGTAGCGATTGACAGTACCGACGGCTTGGTCCGAGGCATGGAAGTACTTGATACCGGCGGTCCGATTTCGGTGCCGGTCGGGCCCGGCGTCCTTGGAAGACTTATCAACGTAACCGGTGCAGCCATCGATGGTAAGAGCGGTATTAAGGCCGACAAATCGTGGAGTATCCACCGTCAGCCGCCATCCTTTGCCCAGCTTTCTACACAGAAGGAGATGTTTGAGACGGGTATTAAGGTTATTGACCTTATCGAGCCCTTCACGAAGGGTGGAAAAACGGGTCTGTTTGGTGGTGCAGGTGTTGGAAAAACCGTTATCATTCAGGAGCTCATTCACAACATTGCAAAACAGCACGGCGGCTATTCAGTGTTCGCAGGTGTTGGCGAACGTACCCGTGAGGGCAACGACTTGTACCTTGAAATGACTGAGTCGGGAGTGATTGATAAAACAGCTCTGGTATTCGGACAGATGAATGAGCCCCCGGGAGCACGTGCCCGCGTTGCCCTTACGGCACTGACCATGGCTGAATATTTCCGCGATGAAGAAGGCAGAGACGTACTCTTGTTCGTTGACAATATCTTCCGGTTTACACAGGCCGGATCGGAAGTATCGGCCTTGCTTGGACGGATGCCTTCGGCTGTTGGATACCAGCCTACATTAGCAACGGAAATGGGTGTTCTGCAGGAACGAATCGCGTCAACCGACAAGGGGTCGATCACATCGGTTCAGGCAGTGTATGTACCTGCTGACGACTTAACGGACCCCGCTCCGGCAAACACGTTTACCCACCTTGACGCTACGACGGTACTTTCGCGGCAAATTGCCGAGCTGGGCATCTACCCTGCCGTGGATCCGCTCGACTCCACCAGCCGTATTCTTGATCCGCTGGTTATTGGTAACGACCATTACAATACGGCGATGAGGGTGAAGAAAATTCTGCAGGCTTACAAGGACTTGCAGGACATTATCTCGATTCTTGGTATGGACGAACTGAGCGACGAAGACAAGCTCACGGTATATCGTGCCCGCAAAATTCAGCGGTTCTTCTCACAGCCATTCCACGTGGCCGAGCAGTTTACAGGTTTTGCAGGCAGATACGTAAAGGTAGCCGATACCATTGCCGGGTTTAAGGCAATCCTGGATGGCGAGGTTGACAATGTACCTGAAGGATTCTTCTCCTATAAGGGTACGCTGGATGAAGTATTGGAAGCCTACAACAAGTCACAGAAGTAA
- the atpC gene encoding ATP synthase F1 subunit epsilon, whose product MTEHVLSVSIVTPQRVAYEGKALAVSVPGSHSPFQILFNHAPIISSLDIGVLRIEDPNNNITVFASREGFVEVLRNTVNIVVDELLPAETISSERAAAEVSVARERWNAATEKAERIQRLTELHWAEAQERAARLHQDK is encoded by the coding sequence ATGACAGAGCACGTTCTCTCCGTTAGCATTGTAACCCCACAGCGCGTTGCCTACGAAGGCAAGGCACTGGCCGTTAGTGTTCCCGGATCGCATAGCCCCTTTCAAATTCTATTTAATCACGCACCCATCATCTCGTCGCTCGACATTGGTGTGCTCCGTATCGAAGACCCCAATAACAACATTACTGTTTTTGCATCGCGCGAGGGTTTCGTTGAAGTGCTGCGCAATACGGTGAATATTGTTGTCGACGAATTGCTGCCCGCCGAAACCATAAGTTCCGAGCGTGCCGCTGCCGAGGTTTCTGTTGCTCGGGAACGCTGGAACGCGGCTACCGAAAAAGCCGAACGCATACAGCGTCTCACCGAACTGCACTGGGCAGAAGCACAAGAGCGGGCTGCCAGGTTGCATCAGGACAAGTAG
- a CDS encoding 4Fe-4S dicluster domain-containing protein gives MTIHTIVFLCVLLVAFGFFARSAMRLIAYLRVAKPAHRLDNLGARLKTTLTVALGQSKLLRDPVAGWIHAAIFWGFLILLFSAIEAVLEGLHQGWSLNFLGPVYSAITFLTDLFCTFIIVATVLALWRRYVMNIKRLQVKGEGLEAGLILITIFLIVSSLAVQNSLRLHVYGADMSWALRPITRPLGTGLSQLLGSATPVVFHIAWWIHAVLILAFLNYLPFSKHLHVLTSVPNVFLGPIKPTNSLEPINFEEEGVESFGVTDIEDFTWKTLLDGYTCTHCGRCTSVCPAYQTGKVLDPRQVIISIHDRTMDKAPLIIKKQKGAELTPEEQAVWDKKLIGDYITPEALWACTTCGACMQECPVNIEHVPAIVDMRRSMVMMEASFTDESANLPDVYGNMETNGVPWGGFAQSDRANWAEGMGIKTAADDANMEVLFWVGCPGSYDDRAKKITRSFAELMQQAGVDFRILGTEEHCNGDIARRTGNEFLADMLTKTNIETFNKYSVKKIVTTCPHCLNTFKNDYSKYGFKAEVVHHTVFISQLIESGRLKVDRTKLDETVIAYHDSCYLGRMNNEYDAPRTTLERLPGVTLAESSKNHDRGFCCGAGGGRVFMEENVGDRVNVVRTGQLLETGAKTIALNCPFCLTMITDGVKATEGAEDVQVLDVAEIVAANVLSARSEQQ, from the coding sequence ATGACGATACATACGATTGTATTCCTGTGTGTTCTATTGGTTGCATTTGGCTTTTTTGCGCGTAGTGCAATGCGGTTAATAGCGTATTTGAGGGTTGCAAAGCCGGCACACAGACTAGACAATTTAGGGGCCAGGTTAAAAACAACACTAACGGTGGCTCTCGGCCAGAGTAAGCTACTGCGAGATCCGGTTGCCGGATGGATCCACGCAGCAATTTTCTGGGGCTTCCTGATACTCCTGTTTTCAGCGATCGAGGCGGTTCTGGAAGGACTGCACCAGGGGTGGTCACTTAATTTTCTGGGTCCGGTATATTCTGCAATTACCTTCCTGACTGATCTGTTTTGTACCTTCATCATCGTGGCAACGGTTTTGGCCTTGTGGCGCCGTTATGTGATGAACATCAAGCGTCTGCAAGTAAAGGGCGAGGGGCTTGAAGCAGGACTGATTTTAATAACGATATTTCTTATTGTTTCGTCACTGGCGGTTCAGAACTCACTGCGCCTTCATGTGTATGGGGCCGACATGTCGTGGGCACTGCGACCGATCACGCGTCCGCTTGGTACGGGCCTGAGTCAGCTGTTGGGCAGTGCTACCCCGGTTGTTTTTCATATTGCCTGGTGGATTCATGCAGTGTTAATCCTGGCTTTTTTGAATTACCTGCCATTCTCAAAACACCTGCATGTTCTTACATCGGTTCCTAATGTTTTCCTTGGACCAATAAAGCCAACCAACAGTCTTGAACCCATCAATTTTGAAGAAGAGGGTGTAGAAAGCTTTGGCGTCACCGATATCGAAGACTTTACCTGGAAGACTCTGCTGGACGGCTATACGTGCACCCACTGCGGCAGGTGTACCAGTGTGTGCCCGGCGTATCAGACTGGGAAGGTACTGGACCCCCGCCAGGTTATAATTTCAATCCATGACAGAACCATGGATAAAGCCCCTTTAATCATTAAAAAACAGAAGGGGGCTGAGCTTACGCCCGAAGAACAGGCAGTATGGGATAAAAAACTTATCGGTGACTACATTACACCCGAAGCGCTGTGGGCTTGTACCACCTGCGGTGCCTGCATGCAGGAATGTCCGGTGAATATCGAGCATGTGCCGGCAATTGTTGATATGCGTCGGTCAATGGTCATGATGGAAGCATCGTTTACCGACGAGAGTGCCAATCTGCCCGATGTGTACGGTAACATGGAAACCAATGGTGTGCCGTGGGGTGGTTTTGCTCAGAGCGACAGAGCCAACTGGGCAGAAGGAATGGGGATTAAAACAGCGGCGGATGATGCCAACATGGAGGTCCTCTTCTGGGTAGGATGTCCGGGTAGTTACGATGACAGAGCAAAAAAAATCACCCGCTCGTTTGCAGAGCTGATGCAGCAAGCCGGTGTTGACTTTAGAATTCTTGGCACTGAAGAGCATTGCAACGGCGACATCGCACGCCGCACAGGCAACGAATTCCTTGCGGATATGTTAACGAAAACTAATATTGAAACCTTCAATAAGTACAGTGTTAAAAAAATCGTTACAACATGTCCGCACTGCCTGAACACATTTAAAAATGACTACTCGAAGTATGGCTTTAAAGCAGAGGTTGTACACCATACGGTGTTTATTTCGCAGCTAATCGAAAGCGGGCGGCTGAAGGTGGACCGTACCAAGCTTGACGAAACAGTGATAGCATACCACGACAGTTGTTACCTTGGCAGGATGAACAACGAGTACGATGCTCCGCGGACTACGCTTGAACGTTTACCGGGGGTGACGTTAGCAGAGTCTTCAAAGAACCACGACCGTGGTTTTTGCTGCGGAGCCGGAGGCGGCAGAGTATTCATGGAAGAGAACGTTGGTGATCGTGTGAATGTTGTTCGTACGGGACAGTTGCTGGAAACCGGAGCAAAAACCATAGCTCTGAACTGTCCGTTCTGCCTTACTATGATTACCGATGGTGTAAAGGCAACCGAAGGGGCCGAAGATGTACAGGTGCTGGACGTTGCCGAGATTGTGGCAGCCAACGTATTGTCTGCCAGGTCTGAGCAGCAATAA